DNA sequence from the Bradyrhizobium diazoefficiens genome:
CTCGGGCTCGCTGCCATAGAGACGCTCCAGCGCGGCACCAATCCGTCCATGGAGTTCGATCCGGCGCTGCAAGAGTAGGTTTTGATAGATCACGTCCTGAAGCATGGTCTGCGTAAAGCGGTAGGATCGCAGCGAGATCGAGTTCGAGCCCGCGACCTCCTCGACGATCTCGGCGTCGCACAGAAGTTCGAGCCCTGCCTCCACCTTCGCCCGCTCTGTTGCCGCCGCAACGAGGAGAGCCACATCAAAGCGCGGCCCGATCACCGCGGCCTCCTGCGCCAGCCGGCGCACCTCATGCGGCAGCCGATCCAGCCGGGCCAGCAACAGAGCCTGAATGCTCGCCGGGATATCGGCGGCGGCCTCACCGGACTTGATCCGCCACTGCGAGCCGTCGCGCTCGAGGGCGCCAGCTTCGATGAGACCGCGGATGATTTCCTCGAGGAAAAGCGGATTGCCGCTCGCGCGCTCCAGGATGCGACTAAACAGACTTCCCGGCGGCTCACGCCAACCGTGACTGAAAAAAGCCGCGAGCAGCTTTTGTCCGTCAACGTCACCGAGCGGAGGCAATCGGATGGTTGTGTGGCTGATCCGGCCCGAACCGAACTGATCCAGCTCCAGCATTGGCCGATGCGTAAACAACAGCATCAGCCGCGTGCGCTCCAACCGGTCCATCAGGAAGCGCAGCGCTTCGAGAGACACGGCATCGGCCCAGTGCAGATCCTCGACAATGATCAGAAGCGGTGACGAGGCCAGGCGCCGTTCGAAAACCGTCCGGATCGCAAAGAATATCTGTCGCCGAAGCTGTTCGGGTTCGACATGCCTGAGCACGGTGTCCGGGCCGCCGAGGCCGAGGACGTGGACATAGAGCGGCATCAGCCGCTCTGCCTCTTCGGCCGCAAGGCCAAGCTCCGACAGCGCTTCGGCCAGGCGGGCCTCAGCCTCCACGGCGCTGGCCTTCTGCGCGATGCCATAGGCGCTGCGCAGCACTGCGGCGAGCGTGCCGTAGGATTGTTCGCCGAGCGGCGAGCACACGGCCTGCCGGATCGCCACACCTTCGAAGCGCCCTTCGTCGCGGATACGGGCTACGAATTCGTTCACCAGGCGCGTTTTGCCGATGCCCGCTTCGCCGACCAGCCGCACCAGTTGCGCCGCGCCGCCGCACGCGCGATCGAGGCTGCCGATCACGCGAGCAAGCTCGGCCTCGCGGCCGATCAGGGGCGCACTGAGGCCCAGCGTGTCGAGGCCTCGTGCCGCGCGCGGCATGTCGAGCGGCCCCTTGAGGCGATGGACCAGGACGCTGCCCATCTTGCCCTTGAGCGAGACCTCACCAAGCGATTCATACGAGAATGCATGCCGGGTCAGGCGGTAGGTCAACGGCCCGATCAGCACCTCGTCCGGCGGCGCCATTGACTGCAATCGCTGGGCGGTATTCACCGTGTCGCCGATCACCGAGTAGGATTTGGCAACGCCCACCCCCAGTCCGCCCGCGACCACGTGCCCGGTATTGATGCCAATATGGAGCAATAGCGGTGCGCCGGCATAAACCTTTGCACGGTCACTGAGCCGCTCAGTCCGCTTGATCATGTCGAGGGCAGCGCGGACCGCCCGCTCCGGATCGTCCTCGTGCGCAGCCGGCGCACCGAACAGCGCCAGCAGCGCGTCGCCGATGAATTTGTCCACGAAGCCGCCAAAGCCTTGCACTGCGGCCGTCAGCTCCTCAAACAATTCGTTCTGAAGCGTCTGTATGATCTCGGGATCGAGCCGCTCGCTCATTGCAGTGAAGCCGCTGAGATCGGCAAACAACACGGTGACGGTGCGGCGGTTGGCTTCGCTATCGATCTGGCCCGTCTGCGGTCGAAATGCGTGTTGAGTCTCGGACGCCGGCACGAGCGGTGGAGAGGACGACGACCTGATCGGAACCGTCATCGAGCTTGTCCGCTGCAATGCCTGCTCGCCACCCTGGGCGGCCTCGCCGACAAGAGCGCCGCATTTCGGGCAGTAGACGAAATCCGGCGCGCATGGAAAGCCGCAGCCAGCGCACGCGCGCGGCTGCTTCGTGCCGCACTTCGGGCAGAAGGCAAAACCGTTCTGAACCTCAGAACCGCAACCCGAGCACGTCATGGCCCCAAACCCTGCGGAAGCCGTGATCCGAGATCTGCTGGACCCACTTAATGGGCCCAGGATATGGAGCACAATGGGCTCGGCGCGCTGGAAGAGCAAGTGGCGGCCGGTCTACGCCTGCCGTAGCGGGCCCGCACGGCGAGGCGATGTTGCGGATGCGCTGGCGAGCCGAAAGGCAGCTGCTGCGCGCCGACCCGTACGCGGTGGCCACATGTCCGCATGCGGTAGCGTCAATTGACACAAGCACCATCACCGCTACCCTACCCAGAAGAACAAACAACAAGGGGCAGGGAATCGCCGTGACTGGAGTCTTCGCGTTGTGAGCGCAACCGCGCGGCGTTCGGCGCTCGCACCATTCCGCATCCGCAACTATCGCTTCCAGTGGCCGTCCGACCTGCTCACCTCGTGGGCGTTCGAGGTGGAGACGCTCGTGCTCGGCTGGTACATTATGGTCGAGACCGGCTCGGTGCTGCTGCTGACCGTCATGGCCTCGCTGCAATATGTCGGGACGCTGATTGCGCCCGTGCTCGGGATGGTCGGCGACCGCATGGGTCATCGCGACCTCCTGGTTGTGATGCGCCTCACCTACACGGTACTCGCCTCGACCATCATGGTGCTGGCACTGACCGACCATCTTGCGCCGCTCAACGTCATGATCATCGTCGCGATCATGGGCCTGATCCGCCCCTCCGATCTCGGCGTGCGCGGGGCGCTGCTTGCCGACATCATGCCGCCCGAGCAGCTGGTCGGCGCCATCAGCCTTGCACGCACGACGCAGGATAGCGCACGCATTGCCGGCGCGTTGACCGGCGCAGGCTTGTTCGCCCTCCTTGGCATCGGCCTCGTCTATGCTGCGATCGCCAGCTTCTACCTCGTCGCAGCGATTCTGATGTTCTGCCTGAGCCGGCCGGAAAAGTCGGTCACCACAACGGACCTCCCCGCGAACAGCCACGCCGTCTCGCGATTGCTGGGCGATCTGAAGGAAGGCATCGTCTATGCCTGGAACGGCCCGGGGATGCGCGCTGCGCTGTGCGTCGCCTTCCTGGCCAACCTCACGGCGTTTCCGATCACCAACGGATTGCTGCCCTTTGTTGCGCGCGACATCTTCCACACCGACCAGACCGGTCTCGGCTATCTGTCGGCGAGCTTTGCCGCGGGCTCGCTGACGGGCTCCATCACGCTGAGCCTCGTCAGCGGGGTCCGCATCGCCCGGCTTTTGATCGGCGCGACGCTGGCCTGGTACGCGATGTTGCTGGTATTCGTCGAAATCAGGACCATGCCGATCGCCATGGCCTGCCTCATGCTCGCCGGCATCGCCCAGAGCATGTCGATGATCTCTGCGGCCGTGATCCTGATGCGCACGGCCAGCGCGCATCTGCGCGGCCGCGTCATGGGCGTACGGATGATGGTGATCTATGGCCTGCCGATCGGATTGCTCGCGGCGGGCAGCCTGATCGACCTGATCGGCTATTCCGCCATGGGCTCGGTTTATGCGGTCGCGGGCATCATTATGATGTTGGGGATCGCGGTACGCTGGCGCGACGATCTGTGGCCGGCGCACGCCCCGGCCAATACGGGATGACGGGACAGGCTCTCTCGCGCCTTAATCGCCGTACCTGCGCAGCCGCTCGATATCGAGGATGGTGACGCCGCCATATTCGAGCCGCAGCAGCCCCTCCTTCTCCAGCCGGTTGAGCGCCCGGTTGGCGTTCTGGCGCGACATGCCGGAGAGTGCGCCAATCTCCTCCTGGGTAATCTCCAGATGGGCGGTCGATTCCGGATAGAGGATCGGGTTGAACAGCGAGGCGATGCCGCGCGCGAGGCGCGCGGTGGCATCCAGCGTGCGATTAACCTCGATCATGCCGATGAACTGGCCGAGCCGCTCGTTGAGCTGGCGGACCAGGAAGCGGTTGAAGCCGACGCTGTTCTCGAACAGCCACATGAAGGCCGAGCGCTCCATCAGTGCGAGGCGGCTGTCGCGCAGCGCGACCACGTCGTAGCGGCGCAGCTCGTTCTTGAGCACACTGCCCTCGCCGAACCAGGCGCCCGCCGTGAGCCCGGCAAGGCTGGTCTCCTTGCCGTCGCGCGAAACGCCACCCATGCGGGCGAGGCCACTCACCATGCCGGCCCAATAATCGAACTTGTCGCCGCGCATGAACACGGTCTCGCCGGTGCCGTAGGACCGCTCCGTGATCCCGCCGCGGGCGATCTCGATCTCCGCTGGCGTGAGCTCGCGCGACCAGGCGGCGACACGCTTCAGTTGATCCTCTGAAATCATGATCGAGAGGCCAGCCGCACCGTTTCGTCACTCCATCCTTTTGTTGCGCTGCAACACGATCGTTTCGATCGCCATCTGACAAAACATGGATGTCGCTGCCGCCCGGAAAACTTTGTCGCAGAATTGTCAGGCCGAAGACATTTCAAAATAGCGCTTTCCCCTATTGAGAGCCATCTCGGGCGATGCGGCTTTTGATCCCAAATGGGTCGTAAGCGGGCGGCTCCAGACGGGACCATCTGCTGCATGGCCTCGCCGGGACGGCCGTACTAGGATTGCCCGGGAGGAACGGACGAAGAGCGCCGCTGAACGCGCCATCACCGGGAGGGATTTGTTTGGTGGCTACCAGTCTCGAAGTGCGCGGCGTGTCCTTGCGATTCGGCGGCGTCCGTGCGCTGACCGACGTCAGCTTCGCCATCAGGGAGGGCGAGCTGTTCTCGATCATAGGCCCCAACGGGGCCGGCAAGACCTCGATCGTGAATTGTATTTCCGGCCGCTACAAGCCAACCGAAGGCCAGCTGTTCTACGGGGGACGCGACATCACGGGGCTGACGCCGAACGCGCGCCCCACGCTCGGCATCGGCCGCACCTTCCAGAACCTGGCGCTATTCCACCACATGAGCGTGCTCGACAACATCATGGTCGGCCGCCATCATTTGCTGAAGAACAATTTCCTCACGGGATCGCTGTACTGGCTGACCGGCGCGCGCAAGGAAGAGCTCGAGCACCGCCGCAAGGTCGAGGAGATCATCGACTTCCTCGATCTGCAGTCGGTTCGCAAAGCCATCGCCGGCACCCTCTCCTACGGCCTGCGCAAGCGCGTCGAGCTCGCCCGCGCCATGGCGCTGGAGCCGCGCCTCATCCTCCTCGACGAGCCGATGGCCGGCATGAATTTCGAGGAGAAGGAGGACATGGCCCGCTACATCGTCGACCTCAACGAGGAGTTCGGCATGACGGTGGTGATGATCGAGCACGACATGGGCGTGGTCATGGACATCTCCCATCGCGTCATGGTGCTGGATTTCGGCCGGAAGATCGCCGAGGGCGATCCTGCGGCGGTGCTTGCCGATCCCCACGTCAGGCGCGCCTATCTCGGCGAGGAGGACGAGGTGCTGGTCGATCCCGACGATGCGCCGCCGGCGCAGGAGAGCGCGGCATGATGGATTATGCAGGCCGCGTCGCGCAGGCCGACACCTATCCAAAGATGCTCCGGCTCAATGCGAGGGAGTACGGCAACGAGATCGCGTTGCGCGAAAAGGATCTCGGCCTCTGGCGTCCATTCACCTGGAGCGATTACCAGACCCGCGTGCGCGACTTCGCGCTCGGGCTGATCGAGCTGGGCCTCGGGCGCAGCGACGTCATCGGCATCATCGGCGACAACCGGCCGGACTGGGTTGCCGCGGAGGTGGCCACCCACGCGATCGGCGGACTGAGCCTCGGGCTCTATCGCGATGTCCTCGATGAGGAAGCCTCCTATCTCCTCAACTACGGCGAGGCCCAGCTCGTCTTCGCGGAGGACGAGGAGCAGGTCGACAAGCTGCTGGCGCTGGCCGAGCGCGTGCCGAAGCTCAAGCACATCATCTATTCCGATCCGCGGGGCATGCGGAAATATGACGATCCCAGGTTGATGTCGGCGGAGAAATTCGCCGAGCTCGGCCGCGCGCGGGCTGCGCGCGAGCCGGAGCTTTACGATCGGCTCGTCGATGCCACCAACGGCGAGGACGTCGCGATCCTCTGCACGACGTCAGGCACTACCTCGCATCCGAAGCTCGCGATGCTGGCTGCCGGCCGCGTGCTCGGCCATTGCGCGACCTATCTCGCCTTCGATGCCAAGGGCCCCGACGACGAATACGTCTCCGTGCTGCCGCTGCCCTGGATCATGGAACAGGTTTACGTGCTCGGCAAAGGCCTGCTGTGCCGGATGAAGATCAACTTCGTCGAAGAGCCCGACACCATGATGAACGATCTGCGCGAGATCGCGCCGACGTTCGTCCTCTTTGCGCCGCGTGTCTGGGAATCGATCGCTGCCGAGGTTCGCGCCAAGGTGATGGACGCGGCGCCGTTCAAGCAGCGCCTGTTCGACATCGGCATGAAGACCGGGCTCGCCGCGCTCGCGCAAGGCAACCGGTCGGGCTTTGCCGATGCCATCCTGTTCCGCGCGCTGCGCGATCGCCTCGGCTTCACCCGCCTGCGCTCGGCGGCCACCGGTGGCGCGGCGCTCGGCCCTGATACCTTCAAGTTCTTCCAGGCGATGGGCGTGCCGCTGCGCACGCTCTACGGCCAGACCGAATTGCTCGGTGCGTACACGCTGCACCCCGAAGGCAAGGTCGATCCTGACACCACCGGCGTGCCGATGGCCGACAGCGTCGAGATCCGTATCGACAATGCCGACGTTCACGGCGTCGGCGAAATCGTGGTGCGGCATCCCAACATGTTCCTCGGCTACTACAAGAACCCTGAAGCGAGCGTCGCCGACGTCCGTGACGGCTGGATGCTGTCGGGCGACGCCGGCTATTTCAACGCGAACCGCCAGCTCGTCGTCATCGATCGCATCAAGGATCTTGCAGAGACCTCGCGCGGCGAGCGCTTCTCGCCGCAATTCATCGAGAACAAGCTGAAATTCTCGCCCTACATCGCCGAAGCCGTCGTGCTAGGCGCCGGCCGCGATGCGCTCGCGGCGATGATCTGCATCCGCTACTCCATCATCTCGAAATGGGCGGAGAAGAACCGGCTCTCGTTCACGACCTACAGCGATCTTGCCTCGCGGCCCGAGGTCTATGCACTGCTTCGCAAGGAGGTCGAGACCGTCAACGCCACGCTGCCGCCGGCCCAGCGCATCTCGCGCTTCCTGCTGCTCTACAAGGAGCTCGATGCCGACGACGGCGAGCTCACCCGCACGCGCAAGGTGCGCCGCGGCGTCATCAACGAGAAATATGCTGGGATCATCGACGCCATCTACCGCGGCGCCGCCGACATCCCTGTCGATACCGTGATCCGCTTCCAGGACGGCACCACGCAAAGGGTGCGCACGACGCTACGCGTGATGGATCTGGGCGGAGGCGCGCACATGGCGGAGGCTGCGGAGTGAGTTCACTTCCAACCCGGAACGCTTCGCCAGTCGATGCGCCCTCTCCCCTTGTGGGAGAGGGCATCTCCGCAGCCAGCCACACCTTCACTCGGGTGAGGAGTCTGCGCTCCACACCGTCAGTGCCGAGACAACCCCTCACGCGGCTTCGCTTCGCGAAGCCACCCTCTCCCACAGGGGGAGAGGGTGCACCGTCATTGCTTCTGCATTTTGCGCGGACATCGGCATGAACACCGCCTTCCTCATCCAGCTTCTGGTCAACGGCCTCGTGGTCGGCACGCTCTATGGCGTGGTCGCGATGTCATTTGTGCTGATCTACAAGGCCACCCAAGTCGTCAATTTCGCGCAAGGTGAATTGCTGCTGGTCGGCGCCTGGGTATGCTGGGCGCTACTCGCGAAATACCAGGTGCCCTTCTGGATCGGCATGCCGATGACGCTGGTGTTCATGTTCGTGTTCGGCATCGCGGTCCAGGTCCTGATCCTGCGGCCGATGATCGGCGAGCCCATCATCTCCGTGATCATGGTGACGATCGGTCTCTCCACCGTGCTCCAGGCGACGCTGAAATGGATGTTCGGCGTCAACCCGCAGCCGTTCCCGCGCGTGTTCGAGAGCGAGTCGGTGGACCTGTTCGGGCTCCAGATCCAGACCGTCTATGTCATGAGCCTCGTGGTCTCGGTCGCGATGATGATCGGCATGGCCTGGTTTTTCCGCGCCTCGAAATACGGGCTTGCAATGCGCGCCACCGCGTTCAACCAGCAAGTCGCGCAGTCGCTCGGCATTTCTGTGAAGAGCGTATTCGCGATGGCCTGGGCGATCTCAGCGACGGTGTCGGCGGTCGCGGGTGTGGTCGTCGCCGTGGTGAACGGCGTGTCGTCGGGGCTAGCCGCCTACGGCATCAAGGTGTTTCCGGCGGCGATCCTCGGCGGGCTCGATTCCGTCGGCGGCGCGGTGCTCGGCGGCATCATCATCGGCCTGCTCGAGAACGTCGCGCAATATGTCGACAGCGAATACCTGCACTGGGGCAATCTCTACGAGATCGCGCCGTTCTACGTCCTCATCATCGTGCTGATGATCAAGCCCTACGGCCTGTTCGGCACCCACGACATCGAGCGGATCTGATCCATGGCCGGCCCTGCACTCATCCCTGCTGGTGATTTCCGCACCTCCTATGCCGCCGACACCACCATCTTCCCGACGACAACCAGCCGCAACTGTGCGATTCTCGGCGTATTGTTGCTCTGCCTCGTGCCGCAATTCCTTGGCGGCTACTGGCTCAGCATCCTCATCCAGATCGGCATCTTCTCGATCGCCGCGCTGGGCCTGAACATACTGGTCGGCTTCACCGGGCAGATCTCGATCGGCCACGCCGCCTTCTTCCTGCTCGGCGCGTTCTCCTCGGCCTATATCTCCAATAACGCGCCGATCCCGGTGTTCTTCGCGATCCCGCTCGCAGGAATCGTCACCGCGCTGGTCGGGCTGATCTTCGGCATTCCGGCGGCGCGCCTGAAAGGACTCTATCTCGTCATCGCGACGCTGGCGGCGCAGTACATTCTGCTCGACTTCTTTTCCCGCGCCGAATGGTTCTCCGGCGGCTCGGTGCCGGCGAGCGCCGAACCGTTCGCGATTCTGGGCTACACCCTGCGCGGCGATAAGCAGTATTTCTACGTCGTGCTGACCTATGTGCTGGCCAGCTACATCCTCGTCACCAATCTGATGCGCACGCGCGACGGCCGCGCGCTGGTGGCGATCCGCGATCATTATCTCTCCGCCGAGATCATGGGCATCAACCTCACCAAATACCGCACGCTGTCGTTCGGCCTCGCCGCTTTCTTCGCCGGCATCGCCGGCGCGCTCTATGCGCATTACCAGCTCGTGGTGTCGCAGGAGGGTTTCGGCATCGAGCGCTCGATCCTGTTTCTCGCCATGATCATCATTGGCGGTACCGGCTCGATCATGGGCACGTTGATGGGCACCGCCTTCGTCGTGCTGCTGCCGGAGTCGATGGAACTCCTCAGCGCCCACTTAAAGGGAGGCGTGATCGACAAGGCGCTGTCGCTCAACAACAACATCACCTTCCTGCGTGAGATCGCGATCGGGGTGATCATCATCGTGTTCCTGATGTTCGAGCCTGATGGCCTCGCGCATCGTTGGCGTCAGATCAAGGCATACTGGAAACTCTACCCGTTCTCGCACTGAGCACGACCAACACTCTAACCAACGAATAAACAGGAGGAGGCAACCCATGAAGACAAAATCCCTTTTGAGCACCGCATCGCTCGCGCTTGTGATCGCGGCTTTCTCAGCAGGCGCACAGGCACAGATCGCGATCGGGCATCTCGCCGATTATTCCGGCGGCACCTCCGATGTCGGCACGCCCTATGGCCAGGCCGTCGCCGATACCTTCGCCTGGGTCAACAAGAACGGCGGCGTCGGCGGCAAGCAGGTCAATGTCGACACCAACGACTACGGCTACCAGGTGCCGAAGGCGATCGCGCTCTACAAGAAGTGGTCGGCACCGGACAGCAAGGTCGCCGCGATCATGGGCTGGGGCACGGCGGATACCGAAGCGCTGACCGGCTTCCTCGCCCAGGACAAGATCCCCGACATGTCCGGCTCCTACGCCGCCGCCCTCACCGACCCCGAAGGCGTCAGCGGCAAGGCAAAACCCGCTCCTTACAATTTCTTCTACGGTCCGAGCTATTCGGACTCGCTGCGCGCGATGCTGATGTGGGCGGCCGAAGACTGGAGGGCCAAGGGTAAGCCCGGCAAGCCGAAATTCGTGCACATGGGCGCCAACCACCCCTATCCGAACGCACCGAAGGCGGCCGGCGAAGCCATGGCGCATGAGCTCGGCTTCGATGTGCTGCCGCCGCTGGTGTTCGCGCTGGCGCCGGGCGATTACAGCGCACAGTGCCTGAGCCTGAAATCCTCAGGCGCCAATTACGCCTATCTCGGCAACACTGCGGCTTCCAACATCTCTGTGATGAAGGCCTGCAAGACCGCCGGCGTCGAGATCCAGTTCCTCGGCAACGTCTGGGGCATGGACGAGAACGCCGCCAAGACCGCAGGTGATGCCGCCAATGGCGTGATCTTCCCGCTGCGCACCGCCGTGAGCTGGGGCGGCGACGCGCCCGGCATGAAGACGTTGATGGAGATCTCGAAGATGTCGGACCCCACCGGCAAGGTTTATCGTCCGGTGCACTACATCGCCGCCGTCTGCTCGGCGCTCTACATGAAGGAAGCGCTCGACTGGGCTGCCAAGAACGGCGGCGCCACCGGCGACAACGTCGCGAAGGGTTTTTACCAGAAGAAAGACTGGGTGCCGGCTGGCATGGAAGGCGTCTGCAATCCCTCGACCTGGACCGACAAGGACCATCGCGGCACGCTGAAGGTCGACCTCTATCGCACCAGGATCACAGGCGCGACCGACGGCGATCTCAACGATCTCATGACCAAGGGCACGATCAAGCTCGAGAAAGTCAAGACTGTCGAACTGCCGCGCAAGCCAGAGCTGCTGGGCTGGTGAGCGCCGCTATTTCCACACACACAACGGTCATCCCCCCGAAGGCGGGGGATCCAGAACGCCGTGAATCTCAGGCCTCTCTGGAATACTGGGTCGCCCGGTCAAGCCGGGCGACGACAGCGGAGATTGATCAAACATGACCGAGACCGCAGAAGCAGTTCGTTCCACCCCCACCGCCGTCCCCGCGCCGCCGCTCCTCAGCGTGCGCAACATCGAGGTGGTCTATGACGACGTCATCCTGGTGCTGCGCGGCCTCAGCCTGGATGTGCCCAAGGGGGCGATCGTGGCGCTGCTGGGCGCCAACGGCGCCGGCAAATCGACGACGCTGAAGGCGATCTCGGGGCTGCTCAAGACCGAGGATGGCGAAGTCACGCGCGGCGAGATCCTGTTCGAGGGCGAGCGAATCAACGGCATCGATCCCGACAAGATCGTTCGCCGCGGCATCTTCCAGGTGATGGAGGGCCGGCGCATCGTTGCCGACATGACGTCGCTGGAGAATCTCAAGCTCGGCGCCTTCACCCGCAGGGACCGCGAGGTCCATGCCGATCTCGACATGGTCTTCAACTATTTTCCGCGCCTGAAGGAGCGTACCGGCTTCGCCGGCTATCTCTCCGGCGGCGAGCAGCAGATGCTCGCGATCGGCCGCGCACTGATGGCGCGCCCGAAGATGATCCTGATGGACGAGCCGTCGATGGGCCTGTCGCCGCTGCTGGTGAAAGAGGTGTTCTCGATCATCCAGAAGATCAACCGCGATCTCGGCGTCACCATCCTGCTGGTCGAACAGAACGCGCGCGCCGCACTGTCGGTGGCAAGCCACGGCTACATCATGGAGCAGGGCAAGGTCGTGCTCGACGGCACCGCCGACGAATTGCGCGACAACGAGGACGTCAAGGAATTCTACCTCGGCGGCGCCGGCGACCAGCGCAAGAGTTTCAAGAACCTCAAGAGCTTCAAGCGGCGCAAGCGGTGGCTCTAGCCCTCCAGAACCTGCTCCGCTTCGGTGACTGCGCAGAGAACATGATAGAACGACGACGCAGGAATAGTGTCGATCAGCGATTTACCGTCGCTGTCGAACTGGTCGTACCAGCCGCCCCGCACGGGATGGCTGAGATAATGCCGTTCGAGCCGCACCAGCGCAGCGCGCGCTTCCTCGGCGGCCCCCGCCTCACCGGACTCCGCCTGCGCGATCCAGGCCTTCGCGATCTCGGTCTGCGGCCACAGCCGGCGCGTCGAACGGCGGACGTTGCCGGTGTCATCGCCCTCGTCGACAAGGCAGCCGGTCGCGGCGTCGCGATAGCGCAGCGCGGTCGCCAGCAACTCGGCACGCCGCTGTCCGGTCGGACAGCCCGTGATGCGTTCAAACCCCTTCAGCAGCCAGACCCATTCCGCCTGGTGGCCGGCTTCGATACTGATCGGTTCGATCTTCGACCAGTCCTCCTCGAAGTACTCGCCGAGCGCACACGTCCGCTTGTCGTAGAGATTGGCGAGGAACAGCGCGAAGAACTCACCTGCGCGATTCTGGAACGACAGATCATGGGTCGCGTCGAAACACGCGATCATCGCCTCGAACAGATGCATGTGCGGATTCTGCCGCCGCGGCAGCGACACCGGCAGGCTCTCATGCACGCCGCCATGCGGCGACCGCAGATGGCCGTCGAGGAAAGCGAGCAGCGCGTCGATCTCGGTGCGGATTTGCGCGTCTTGGTCCAGCGCATACACGCTCGCCAGCGCAAACAGGATGAAGGCGTGGTCGTAGGCATCGCGCCGTGCGTCCAGCACCGCGCCCTCCGGCGTCAGCCGGTGCACATAGCCGGGCCGTCCGTCGGGAGCCTTCGCGCGTCCCAGCAAATGCTCGAGCCCCTTCAGCGCGATGGCGCGCCCTTCGGGATACCAGCCCATCTGCGCCGCCTTGGCGTAGCAATAGATTTGCCGAGCCTGCACGAAGACGCGGCGCGGCGCAGCGGCATCCGCCGTTCCGTCGCGGTGCAGCCGGTCGATGAAGCCGCCCGCGGCGTGGTCCCAGCCGACGGTCGACCACAGCGGTATCGCGTCTTCGATCATGCGGCGCTTCAGGCGCGCG
Encoded proteins:
- a CDS encoding adenylate/guanylate cyclase domain-containing protein, with product MTCSGCGSEVQNGFAFCPKCGTKQPRACAGCGFPCAPDFVYCPKCGALVGEAAQGGEQALQRTSSMTVPIRSSSSPPLVPASETQHAFRPQTGQIDSEANRRTVTVLFADLSGFTAMSERLDPEIIQTLQNELFEELTAAVQGFGGFVDKFIGDALLALFGAPAAHEDDPERAVRAALDMIKRTERLSDRAKVYAGAPLLLHIGINTGHVVAGGLGVGVAKSYSVIGDTVNTAQRLQSMAPPDEVLIGPLTYRLTRHAFSYESLGEVSLKGKMGSVLVHRLKGPLDMPRAARGLDTLGLSAPLIGREAELARVIGSLDRACGGAAQLVRLVGEAGIGKTRLVNEFVARIRDEGRFEGVAIRQAVCSPLGEQSYGTLAAVLRSAYGIAQKASAVEAEARLAEALSELGLAAEEAERLMPLYVHVLGLGGPDTVLRHVEPEQLRRQIFFAIRTVFERRLASSPLLIIVEDLHWADAVSLEALRFLMDRLERTRLMLLFTHRPMLELDQFGSGRISHTTIRLPPLGDVDGQKLLAAFFSHGWREPPGSLFSRILERASGNPLFLEEIIRGLIEAGALERDGSQWRIKSGEAAADIPASIQALLLARLDRLPHEVRRLAQEAAVIGPRFDVALLVAAATERAKVEAGLELLCDAEIVEEVAGSNSISLRSYRFTQTMLQDVIYQNLLLQRRIELHGRIGAALERLYGSEPERLEDLVLLGHHFSLSANKPKGARYLRAAGDRARATYANDDAIRLYQQALAVLLTDGECDPERLVLYERIADLCGAAGHRNTAEEHYQSALEGHRAAADRIGEARILRKLGRLLWDAGKRIKAETHYAEAAERLGGAEAPIEWAHLSQERGRLAFRMGDHMAAARWADEALGYARSAPAAADEQTRLEAARAIAEALNTKGVALARLGRHQDAVREVEQSVAAAEAAGLLNVACRGYTNLGVLYTIVDPAQAMEVCRRGLDVAHRIGDLGFQARLLANFAVACCTFTDKCTDKGVPAAEKAIEIDRALDQREHLPVPLIVLGQIHQCHLRPDQAARCYNEAIEVASETGEPQQLFPCYDGLATLNLDRGDMPEAERYFALADDVCTRHGLDPAGLIVLPFLD
- a CDS encoding MFS transporter, coding for MSATARRSALAPFRIRNYRFQWPSDLLTSWAFEVETLVLGWYIMVETGSVLLLTVMASLQYVGTLIAPVLGMVGDRMGHRDLLVVMRLTYTVLASTIMVLALTDHLAPLNVMIIVAIMGLIRPSDLGVRGALLADIMPPEQLVGAISLARTTQDSARIAGALTGAGLFALLGIGLVYAAIASFYLVAAILMFCLSRPEKSVTTTDLPANSHAVSRLLGDLKEGIVYAWNGPGMRAALCVAFLANLTAFPITNGLLPFVARDIFHTDQTGLGYLSASFAAGSLTGSITLSLVSGVRIARLLIGATLAWYAMLLVFVEIRTMPIAMACLMLAGIAQSMSMISAAVILMRTASAHLRGRVMGVRMMVIYGLPIGLLAAGSLIDLIGYSAMGSVYAVAGIIMMLGIAVRWRDDLWPAHAPANTG
- a CDS encoding Crp/Fnr family transcriptional regulator — encoded protein: MISEDQLKRVAAWSRELTPAEIEIARGGITERSYGTGETVFMRGDKFDYWAGMVSGLARMGGVSRDGKETSLAGLTAGAWFGEGSVLKNELRRYDVVALRDSRLALMERSAFMWLFENSVGFNRFLVRQLNERLGQFIGMIEVNRTLDATARLARGIASLFNPILYPESTAHLEITQEEIGALSGMSRQNANRALNRLEKEGLLRLEYGGVTILDIERLRRYGD
- a CDS encoding ABC transporter ATP-binding protein, coding for MATSLEVRGVSLRFGGVRALTDVSFAIREGELFSIIGPNGAGKTSIVNCISGRYKPTEGQLFYGGRDITGLTPNARPTLGIGRTFQNLALFHHMSVLDNIMVGRHHLLKNNFLTGSLYWLTGARKEELEHRRKVEEIIDFLDLQSVRKAIAGTLSYGLRKRVELARAMALEPRLILLDEPMAGMNFEEKEDMARYIVDLNEEFGMTVVMIEHDMGVVMDISHRVMVLDFGRKIAEGDPAAVLADPHVRRAYLGEEDEVLVDPDDAPPAQESAA
- a CDS encoding long-chain fatty acid--CoA ligase encodes the protein MMDYAGRVAQADTYPKMLRLNAREYGNEIALREKDLGLWRPFTWSDYQTRVRDFALGLIELGLGRSDVIGIIGDNRPDWVAAEVATHAIGGLSLGLYRDVLDEEASYLLNYGEAQLVFAEDEEQVDKLLALAERVPKLKHIIYSDPRGMRKYDDPRLMSAEKFAELGRARAAREPELYDRLVDATNGEDVAILCTTSGTTSHPKLAMLAAGRVLGHCATYLAFDAKGPDDEYVSVLPLPWIMEQVYVLGKGLLCRMKINFVEEPDTMMNDLREIAPTFVLFAPRVWESIAAEVRAKVMDAAPFKQRLFDIGMKTGLAALAQGNRSGFADAILFRALRDRLGFTRLRSAATGGAALGPDTFKFFQAMGVPLRTLYGQTELLGAYTLHPEGKVDPDTTGVPMADSVEIRIDNADVHGVGEIVVRHPNMFLGYYKNPEASVADVRDGWMLSGDAGYFNANRQLVVIDRIKDLAETSRGERFSPQFIENKLKFSPYIAEAVVLGAGRDALAAMICIRYSIISKWAEKNRLSFTTYSDLASRPEVYALLRKEVETVNATLPPAQRISRFLLLYKELDADDGELTRTRKVRRGVINEKYAGIIDAIYRGAADIPVDTVIRFQDGTTQRVRTTLRVMDLGGGAHMAEAAE